One Ostrea edulis chromosome 2, xbOstEdul1.1, whole genome shotgun sequence genomic region harbors:
- the LOC125661476 gene encoding uncharacterized protein LOC125661476 isoform X2 — MTIANHYSKTLLRAIPDFSVQETMNELRLFKKILYRKHGSKVQELKWCDAHDPEFPMLMAVIELLGCIPPTSVSCETTFSHMKLVKTSRRTRLQTSTLNDILMVKLQSPRVTEFDPTSSIDKWLSLALKPRLPNYQRAKKAGQSTNVIDVGSSIDITELQDLSENTDINNIPESMDKDTTDSEADEFQGSAENAVMDNDDMFALEEIYESKDDDENDHYCDEFRDEHDNWALMFELVRD, encoded by the exons ATGACCATTGCCAACCATTACAGCAAAACTCTTCTAAGAGCCATACCAGATTTTTCTGTTCAGGAGACCATGAATGAGCTCAGGCTTTTCAAGAAAATTCTCTACAGAAA ACATGGAAGTAAAGTTCAGGAATTGAAATGGTGTGATGCTCATGATCCTGAGTTTCCAATGCTGATGGCCGTGATTGAGCTTCTAGGATGCATTCCCCCTACAAGCGTCAGCTGTGAGACTACTTTTTCTCACATGAAACTTGTTAAGACAAGTAGACGAACACGCCTTCAAACCTCTACCCTCAACGATATTCTCATGGTCAAACTTCAAAGTCCACGAGTTACAGAATTTGACCCTACGTCATCTATTGACAAATGGCTG TCCTTAGCTCTGAAGCCACGTCTGCCAAACTACCAGAGGGCAAAGAAAGCTGGTCAGTCCACCAATGTGATTGATGTGGGATCCTCCATTGACATCACTGAACTTCAAG ATTTGTCAGAAAACACAGACATAAATAACATTCCTGAGAGCATGGACAAAGACACAACTGATTCTGAAGCTGATGAATTTCAAG GCTCAGCAGAAAACGCAGTTATGGACAACGACGACATGTTTGCTCTAGAAGAAATTTATGAGTCCAAGGATGATGACGAAAACGATCATTATTGTGATGAATTTCGAGATGAACATGATAATTGGGCATTGATGTTTGAGCTAGTTAGagattaa